In Chroicocephalus ridibundus chromosome 4, bChrRid1.1, whole genome shotgun sequence, one genomic interval encodes:
- the TDP1 gene encoding tyrosyl-DNA phosphodiesterase 1 isoform X2 has translation MLQEGAHGKWTVSSSDESTEENSDSEKPSTSSLLDATRGRTSGPQYPCSDARKAAHKRKASPLKLSDKKISTEIPPAEKQRASQEGLGWCLSSSDEEPEDQEKNAHKETLKEEKCDSPKEHPLNLSKDDELPENQKAEEYDETPSEAQDTWDLLNGGNPFRFFLTKVKGIEQSYNSGALHIKDILSPLFGTLISSAQFNYCIDVGWLVRQYPQEFRKKPLLIVHGEKRESKAELLAQARPYENISFCQAKLDIAFGTHHTKMMLLSYEEGLRVVIHTSNLIAEDWHQKTQGIWISPLYPRLPQGTTGSAGESETNFKSDLISYLMAYNSPVLKEWIDLIQEHDLSETRVYLLGSTPGRYQGSDKEKWGHLRLRKLLKEHASSIPAQESWPVVGQFSSIGSMGADGSKWLCSEFQESLVAAGSSVTTLLKCDVPVHLVYPTVNNVRQSLEGYPAGGSLPYSIQTAQKQLWLHSYFHKWSAEVSGRSHAIPHIKTYMRPSPDFQKIAWFLVTSANLSKAAWGALEKNGTQLMIRSYELGVLFLPSAFIYCLIVGKCEFLVPIVDSSFCLMNLFVPKCYQQQLVYDQKPFKLLPL, from the exons ATGCTTCAGGAAGGTGCGCATGGAAAATGGACAGTATCTAGCAGTGATGAAAGTACCGAGGAAAATTCTGACAGTGAAAAACCGTCTACATCTTCACTACTGGATGCTACACGTGGCAGAACGAGTGGACCACAATATCCATGCTCTGACGCTAGGAAAGCTGCTCACAAGAGAAAAGCTTCTCCCCTGAAGCTCAGTGATAAAaaaatttctacagaaatacctccagcagaaaaacagagagcTAGCCAAGAAGGCTTAGGCTGGTGTCTTTCTAGTAGTGATGAAGAGCCTGAAGATCAGGAAAAGAATGCCCACAAAGAAAcgctgaaagaagaaaagtgtgaTTCGCCCAAAGAACATCCTCTGAATCTTAGCAAAGATGATGAACTCCCAGAGAATCAGAAAGCAGAGGAGTATGATGAAACACCCAGTGAAGCCCAAGATACCTGGGATTTGTTGAATGGAGGAAACCCTTTCAGGTTTTTTCTCACTAAAGTCAAAGGAATTGAACAGAGCTATAATTCTGGAGCCCTGCACATAAAAG atattttatCTCCTCTTTTTGGGACTCTCATATCTTCTGCTCAG TTTAACTACTGTATAGATGTGGGATGGCTTGTAAGACAGTATCCGCAGGAATTCAG GAAGAAGCCATTGTTGATAGTTCATGGCGAAAAGAGAGAATCCAAAGCTGAACTGCTTGCCCAAGCACGCCCTTATGAGAACATTAGCTTTTGTCAG gcTAAACTGGATATTGCATTTGGAACTCACCATAC gaaaatgatGTTGTTGTCATATGAAGAAGGTCTTCGAGTTGTGATACATACATCCAATCTTATTGCTGAAGATTGGCACCAGAAAACTCAGGG AATATGGATAAGCCCTTTATATCCAAGGCTacctcagggaacaactggttcTGCTGGTGAATCTGAAACTAATTTTAAATCTGACCTAATAAGTTACTTGATGGCTTACAATTCTCCTGTGCTCAAGGAATGGATAGATCTGATTCAAGAACATGATTTATCAGAGACAAG aGTGTATCTGCTTGGTTCTACCCCTGGACGATACCAAGGTAGTGATAAAGAAAAGTGGGGTCATCTTAGGCTCAGAAAG CTTTTGAAAGAGCATGCTTCATCGATACCAGCACAGGAGTCCTGGCCTGTTGTTGGACAGTTCTCAAGCATTGGTTCAATGGGAGCTGATGGGTCCAAATGGCTTTGCTCAGAGTTCCAGGAGagcctggtggctgcaggcagcagtgtGACGACTCTCCTTAAATGCGATGTTCCAGTTCATCTG GTTTATCCTACTGTGAACAATGTGAGGCAAAGTCTGGAAGGCTATCCTG ctGGTGGCTCACTTCCGTACAGTATACAGACAGCACAGAAACAGCTGTGGTTGCATTCCTATTTTCA cAAATGGTCAGCAGAAGTCTCGGGTCGAAGTCATGCTATACCTCACATTAAGACATACATGAGACCCTCTCCTGATTTCCAGAAGATTGCATGGTTCTTAGTTACAAG TGCCAATCTATCTAAAGCAGCTTGGGGAGCTCTGGAGAAAAATGGCACCCAACTGATGATCCGTTCTTATGAACTTGGAGTCCTTTTCTTGCCTTCAGCATTT ATCTACTGCCTGATAGTGGGGAAATGTGAGTTTCTTGTTCCTATTGTTGATTCCTCCTTCTGTCTGATGAACCTCTTCGTACCAAAATGTTATCAACAGCAGTTAGTCTATGACCAGAAACCATTCAAACTCCTTCCTCTCTGA